The Ursus arctos isolate Adak ecotype North America unplaced genomic scaffold, UrsArc2.0 scaffold_18, whole genome shotgun sequence genomic sequence GGGGGGGGGTCTGGGACCGGGCATAATTCAGCTTGTGTCCCTCCCTGTCTTTGAGAGGACTGTGGGCTGTCACCTGCCCCACATACTGACTGATGTCTCCCTCATGAGGAGACAAGGCTTGCTGGTGACAGGGCACAGGGCTGAAGTCCCAGTTCTTCTGGTGTGACCCCCCTTCTCTAGTGAGCCTGGCACCGAGGCACTGGGCCCAGCATTCCCCGTGGGTTGAGTCCtgatttctgctgtttcatttccCAGCTCAGTGACTGCAAACACAACACTTCAGCCCCTTCTGAGCCCGTGGCCACTCCTCCCAGTAGTGCAGGTGACAGCACTGACTCCAGGTGCAGAGAGGACTAGAGGGGACGAGAATTAAAGGCACCTAGATCGTACATAACGTGCAGTAATGGCAGCGGTTTTTCAATCACCAAATATTAAGGACCTTCTAGGTCCCAGGCAGTTCTAGGCAATGGCAGTGCAGCCATGGCCCCAAACTGACCAAGTCCCTGCCCAAGCCCAAGGCTGTCCAGGCAGAGCCTAGGAGCTGCTCTCCCAACAGCCACTGGGAAACCACGGGTAGTCCCAGAGTGGGCCAGGACTAGCAAAAAAGAGCCAACCAACGCAAAAGGGCAGTGCTGTTTTTATTCAACTGTCTTATTACAAAACTACCAGAACGTATATGGCAGAATTAGAAAGGTCCCGGTCCTGGCTTCCACGAGAGCAGGTAGCATCTCTCTCCCCCCGCCACAGCCCTGCGGGGACAGTCAGCTAGTGCAGGGACCCTCAGGACAAGGCAGCAGGTATGGCTCTGCACAGGAGACCTGGCTTGAGAGGGGGAGTCTGGACTTGACTAATACTGTCCACTCTGAGCACCACCCTGCAGCTTTTAAATAGCAGGACGTCCTCCTGCCCCACTACTGGGACCTCAATAGGACTGTCCAGGAACCTTCTGCCCAGCAGGCCAGGAGAATCGTGAACAGAGGTGACCACTCAGAGGGAGGTGGGCCACCTTGGAAACGGCTGGGGAACTACTTTTCCCcaacacgggggtgggggggggcagctgtCCCTGGGCTAAAGTTCCCAAGGAGACCACTGCAGCTCCCCAAGGGGAAGCAAGGCTGAAAGGACCAAAACCCGGTGGGGACACCAGACTTCCTAAGGACctaggggcacagggagaagagcCCTGGGAGGCTCAGGTGTGCTCCGAGGGGCCAGGGCCGCTGGCATGGGAGTGGGCAGGGACTGCAGCCTGCAGGGGGCCAGTGCTGGGCTCCGGGGATGCCAGCACAGGGGCCGAGAGGCCATCAGCAGAGTCTGTGTCGAGGTCCAGCCTCCAGTACGCTTCGCACAGAGGCAGGTCATTAGCTTCGCAAAGACTTGAGCTTTTCCACCACCAGAAACCCAGGGAGAGACAGGAGCAGGCAGAGACGGACGGAAGCCAGGGTGGGGcgcagggggcaggggaagcaAGATAGAAGCAGAGTTAAGAAAACACAGACCACACCCCAAAcctgcctttcccctcctcttctctgtgctGGCCCCTCTCCAGGCAGCCCTGGCTATGGGGGAATGTGGGGCTGCCCTTGCTTCGGGGTCCAGTACAGCATCCTACAGGGGTGGGGCCCTTCCAGGACCAGCCACCagcaggctgtgtgaccttggcaggtCCCTCCCACTGACCAACCAAGTGTGTTTCCCAACTGATCGGCCACACGGCTGAGCCAGCCCGTGCCGCTGCCTCCCATCCTGGCTCCAGCCGCCCTGGAAACCAGCGTCCAGGGCTCGCTATGGTCCCTCCACAGTCACTACACTTTGCGAGGACCCCAACAGCAGAGACCCTGTCTTGTTTTTGGGTTCTCTGCCCGGACTCTGCCTGAATGGGGGACAGAACCAGGGTCTCTGGAGTTACGTGCTGCACCACTGTACCGACTGTGTGGCCAATAGGCCCAGAGGCCCCCTGAACTCAGTCTCCCTGCCTCTAGCACAGGGTCGGCAGCCTTGGCCTGCCTGGACACGGGAAGACCTTGGTGAGGAGCATGGCTCACTAGGGCTGTCGAGGGGTGACTAGAGCCCGGAGGTCCCACACCTGTCtgaccccagcctccctccctcccttgctcctgcCTTCAGCGGTTTGGGCACAGAGCAGCATCCCAAGGAGAGCAGAGGgcgagagatggagaaagagtgAGTCATGAGCAGAGAGCGGGCGAGCGTGGACACAGGCATGCAGGGCATGGCAACCTGTGTTGGGGGCTTTCGGGGAGGGGCACACAGCCTGGCAGCCGTGACTCAACTGAGCCTTGGCCTTACACATGTAAGCCTCCCAAGGCACTAGGGACAGCGAGGAACCTCCCTGGTGAACCGGAGACTGACGGGGCAGGACGTGGGAAGCCTGGTACTCGGGCCCCTGGGTCCCCTGCAGTCTTGTCAAAATGACTTTGGGCAggtccctcacccccacccccccacccagtcTTCCAACGTTGAGAGGCAGGAATAAGTTGTTGTCCTTTGACCACTCAGTCCACAAGCCCAGCCCTTGGGGGCAGCAGGAAACAAACACAGGGACATGAAGGAATTCTGCAAAATCCGCGGGGCCATGAACGACGTCCCTTGCATGGTCTGAGACACagaccccacctcccactccaggGACCCACTCTGGACCGTTCTATGAAGGCCTGGTGTGTATGAGGTACTCGCTGCATGTCTGCTGAGCCGATGGGTATCAGGGACCAGAGGTGGCCCCAGAACCCCTTGGAAAAGTCTAGAACCACTCCAGCTGGACAGTGGCACTGTCCCTTCCCATAGAAGCCAAGATGGCCAGGGACAGAGAGGGCTGGCATTGAGTATGAGGcagggaaaccaaggcccagaccACAGACCATGCTGGCTGTGGGCATCTGTGGCCCCAGCATGGCCTCCATGGGGCAGAAAGAAGCAGCTGAAAAAGCCACCACAGGAAGGACATCTTTGTCTGGGAAGGACATGGGGGCACCAACTCCCTCTGAACTGAGACTTGACTTTCTGAGCTAACGGGGACAGAGGCGCAAGGCCTCCAAgtctccagcctcagtttcccccatgtAAATTACACCAGGACTCTAATTTCTCAGGACGCCTCATGCTCAGACGACTCAGGTTTCAGGATTCCAAGTGGTGCACACGGGCTGGGGTGACGGGTCCTGCCCACTGCTATATCCCTGGGGCCCCGCATGGGCCTAGCGTGTAGGCAGCGTCTGGTCTGGGAACCAGGCTGAGCTGAACAGGAACTCAGTGGTCCGAGTGCCTCAGGCCCAGCTTTCAAGGCCATCCTCTGCTCgggtttcttcctccttcccaccctcccaccaCCGTGGACCCCGACGCACACGCTGACGGTTCGGTGATGCCCCCATAGGACCGCATCCCTAGGCGAGCACTGGCGTTCTGCACACTCTGGTCATGAGCCTGGGCTGTCCAGAGAAGCTGGCCCAGGCCTGGCTGGAACGCTGAAATACGGACTAAAAAGCTAAGAGAAGCACGCAGCCAGACCGAGGCAATGGGCGGCCCCAGCAGGAATGCcggctctgccctcccctctggggCTTGGCCCACCCAACCCCTGAAGTTCTGTGATTTTCATCCTGCTGCCCAGGGTCTGGCAGTCGGCGTAAATTGTCCATCAATCGCTCTGACTGTGAGCTCTGCTCTGAAACCCGGGCACACATCTGTGCTGCCAAGACCAGGAAGGGTTTGTAAAAACGGGGCCTTCCGGGCTGCAGGCCGGGCCCGGGCCCCCAGGCGTGCTCTGCGCAGGGTCCAGCCCTATCGGTACCTGGACGAGTAATACTCCTCCTCCAGCTCGTACAGGTCGATGGAGATCTCGTCGCGCAGGGCGATGAGCTTCCTGTCACACTCCTCCTGAAGGGCTCGCAGCTGCTGGTTGCGCTGGTCGATGGCCTCGTTCACCGACGGGAAGTCATTGAGGATGAGGAACTGCTTGAGGTCAGACACCAGTTTCATCAGGGACTCACCGGCTCGGACCTGCAGCCATCAGAACcagggcaggtgtggggaggAAGCCACAGCAGCCCTCGGGCGCCTGACACTGCGTGAGCAGTGGCCTCCATTccctcatctgtcaagtgggaCTACAGCACTGACCTTGGCGGTGTCGTCGTGGAAGTGAGAGAACTGAAAGGGAGCCACGGGAGGACAGGGTCCGTGGCTCCTACCCTGACTGCAGGGCGTGCTTACAAAGCAGGCGCCACCAGCTGTCCAGTCCCCCctcactctggctgctgctgcAGGGGTGCCGATCCTCGTGACACAGGTTATACTTCTCAAAGCCTCAAGCCCCACACATCAGACTACCGTTGTGTGTGATGCCTGCTTGCGCCTCCTTGGGGGCCGCAAGCAGGCCAGTTGGGCAGGACTCCTCCGGGGCTCTTCCTATGCGTGGGCACCCGTGGGCACACACCTACGGAAACACTTGGCCAATGTGCTTTTTCTGTGACATCAGAAGGGACTAAACTGCACATCTTGTTTTGTTCGGCAATTTCCTTTTGCTCTCGTAAGGAATCTCTAGGAGCTTTCTCATCAGCAAGGAAGAGCTgacccctttcctttttttttttcctttataaagatctcatttatttatttgtcagaaagagggagagagaaagcacaagcagggggagcggcaggcagagggagaagcaggctcactgatgagcagggagccccatgcgggacttgatcccaggactctgggatcatgacccgagccaaaggcagatgcttaactgactgagccacccaggcgtcctggtcAAGGCCTATCCAACCACTGCACAGCACTCTCTGTGATGGATGTGGCCGACTGTCTGGCACCCCTCACACAGCTGCCAGACAGCCCTCCTCTTGAGGGGAGTCTCCTGAGAAGTGGTTTGCCcgcccaaccccccaccccctcaaagGTGGGACCACAAGACTCCTACAGCCCGGGCCCCGCCCTCCACCTAGTGACTCACAATGTTGGCAGCTCGAACGTGCATCTCGTAATTGTCCTGCTCGCCCTGAGTGGCCCTCGACACTTGCGTCTCATCCTCGATCTGGAGGACAGACAAAAAAAGCCGAGAATTGGCAGGTGCCCAGCCCACGGGTAACTGGCCCCCTGCAGGACACCCACCCTGTTGCCCCCTGCCTGTGTCCACTTCGCCTTCTCCGCCAGGCACTGCTGACCAGACCTTGGCCGGCATTCAGCCTCACGCGCTCCTGTCCTGTTCTAAGGAGCTCAGGGGCACTTTCATCGGGAAAGTGGATGCCTGTGGACCCTGACTGCTATGCCACCTGCAGGGAGGGCTAGGTCTCTGGGGTGTGGAGCCCTGTCCGGTACAAAATGGGGTAATGAGCTCAGACACTCAGTAAACTGAGCTGCTGAATGCATAAAAGCACAATGTGTTTCTTTTAAGCAACTGTTTACTGACCACTGCCAGGCTGCGGAGCACCATGTAAAGGGCTTAACCTCCGTTATCTTGTGGAATTCTCATTGAAGCCTGGACTGCCATCCTGGGTTTACAGGTGGGCAAAGCTGAGGCAGGGACAGTTCAGAGACTGCACCCAAGGTGTCTCTGAGAGTGAACGGAG encodes the following:
- the MED22 gene encoding mediator of RNA polymerase II transcription subunit 22 isoform X2 translates to MAQQRALPQSKETLLQSYNKRLKDDVKSIMDNFTEIIKTAKVRAGESLMKLVSDLKQFLILNDFPSVNEAIDQRNQQLRALQEECDRKLIALRDEISIDLYELEEEYYSSSSSLCEANDLPLCEAYWRLDLDTDSADGLSAPVLASPEPSTGPLQAAVPAHSHASGPGPSEHT
- the MED22 gene encoding mediator of RNA polymerase II transcription subunit 22 isoform X1, which gives rise to MAQQRALPQSKETLLQSYNKRLKDDVKSIMDNFTEIIKTAKIEDETQVSRATQGEQDNYEMHVRAANIVRAGESLMKLVSDLKQFLILNDFPSVNEAIDQRNQQLRALQEECDRKLIALRDEISIDLYELEEEYYSSSSSLCEANDLPLCEAYWRLDLDTDSADGLSAPVLASPEPSTGPLQAAVPAHSHASGPGPSEHT